From one bacterium genomic stretch:
- a CDS encoding ABC transporter permease, with amino-acid sequence MALFALRRMLLLAPQTLGVITLIFVVFRLVPGDPAVIVAGPTATQVQVEAIRRDLGLDRPVWLQYLVFLRDLSRGDLGTSLSLRQPVTKVVVGRLGPTLALMVASLLLTVALAVPAGVAAAVRPHGALAQVVMGTSILALSIPNFLVGMILMQVLAVKLRWLPAAGTGGLAFLLMPTIAVAARLVALVSRTTRANVIEVLGEDFVRTARAKGLAARVVLYRHALPPALVPIITMVGLQAGYLLGGSIVVETLFAYQGLGQAMISAVSMRDYFLVQGITLFYVAGFLIINLLVDLSYAAVDPRIRYA; translated from the coding sequence ATGGCTCTGTTTGCCTTGCGCCGCATGCTGCTACTGGCTCCGCAGACGCTGGGCGTCATCACGCTCATCTTCGTCGTCTTCCGTCTCGTACCGGGCGACCCGGCCGTGATCGTCGCCGGGCCAACCGCGACTCAGGTCCAGGTCGAGGCGATCCGCCGCGACCTGGGCCTGGACCGGCCGGTATGGCTGCAGTACCTGGTCTTTCTGCGTGACCTCAGCCGGGGCGATCTCGGCACCTCGCTCAGCCTGCGGCAGCCGGTGACGAAGGTCGTGGTCGGTCGCCTGGGGCCGACCCTTGCGCTCATGGTCGCCAGCCTGCTGCTGACGGTGGCTCTGGCCGTGCCGGCCGGCGTGGCGGCCGCGGTCCGGCCCCACGGCGCGCTGGCGCAGGTGGTGATGGGAACATCCATCCTAGCGCTGTCGATTCCCAACTTCCTCGTCGGCATGATTCTAATGCAGGTGCTCGCGGTGAAGCTGCGCTGGCTGCCGGCGGCCGGCACCGGCGGCCTGGCCTTCCTCCTGATGCCGACGATCGCGGTGGCTGCCCGCCTCGTGGCCTTGGTGAGCCGTACGACCCGCGCCAACGTCATCGAGGTCCTTGGCGAGGACTTCGTGCGCACTGCGCGCGCCAAGGGATTGGCCGCCCGTGTGGTGCTCTACCGCCATGCGCTGCCGCCGGCACTGGTGCCCATCATCACGATGGTGGGGCTGCAGGCCGGCTATCTGCTGGGTGGCTCGATCGTGGTGGAGACGCTCTTCGCCTACCAGGGACTGGGGCAGGCGATGATCAGCGCGGTATCGATGCGGGACTACTTCCTGGTGCAGGGCATCACGCTGTTCTACGTGGCCGGCTTTCTGATCATCAACCTGCTGGTGGACCTCTCCTATGCGGCCGTCGATCCCCGCATCCGCTACGCGTAG
- a CDS encoding DUF4392 domain-containing protein, with the protein MAGSDEKLHKMGEAIDSLCSIEITGRGVVRDLYLAARAVQDGPLCLTAAQRLQDRVGPGDVVVIATGLPTYPWFSGEQDGPVGAGALARALVLGLAARPVIVTEEIHLGMCRAAIRGAGLYARDLDDALRLPTTAAVLAFPTDPAEAIHTADRLLDQARPKALIAIERPGANEHGHYHGAKGFRLTEHCAKVDVLFERGRASGIYTLGIGDGGNELGCGLIRNAVVSMVPYAAECKCPCGGSVVPAFLPDHLIISAISNWGAYGIAAALGLLLDRREVLHSRDVDYRIHDLCAAAEANNDGPGLLDPGTDAVPARVHGDFVELLGFMVQSGIDFGRLYKEPRYPWLAI; encoded by the coding sequence GTGGCGGGAAGTGATGAGAAACTACACAAGATGGGTGAGGCAATTGACAGCCTCTGTTCGATCGAGATCACAGGGCGTGGCGTGGTGCGCGACCTCTACCTCGCCGCCAGGGCTGTCCAAGACGGCCCGCTGTGCCTGACCGCCGCCCAGCGCCTGCAGGACCGGGTGGGACCAGGCGACGTTGTCGTGATTGCAACAGGCCTGCCCACCTATCCCTGGTTCTCGGGTGAGCAGGACGGGCCGGTCGGTGCCGGCGCGCTGGCCCGCGCCCTGGTCTTGGGCCTGGCGGCCAGGCCAGTCATCGTCACGGAGGAGATTCACTTAGGGATGTGCCGCGCTGCGATCCGGGGTGCCGGGCTGTATGCACGCGATCTCGACGATGCCCTGCGGCTACCGACGACCGCTGCGGTCTTGGCATTTCCAACCGACCCCGCCGAGGCCATTCACACCGCCGACCGATTGCTGGACCAAGCGCGGCCCAAGGCGCTGATCGCAATTGAGCGTCCCGGAGCCAACGAGCACGGGCACTACCACGGTGCCAAAGGATTCCGACTGACCGAGCATTGTGCGAAGGTTGACGTGCTGTTTGAACGTGGCAGAGCCTCAGGTATCTACACTCTTGGTATTGGCGATGGTGGAAACGAGCTAGGTTGCGGGCTCATCCGGAATGCAGTGGTATCCATGGTTCCTTACGCGGCGGAGTGCAAGTGTCCTTGTGGCGGCTCCGTCGTGCCGGCGTTCCTCCCTGACCATCTCATAATCTCGGCGATCTCCAATTGGGGCGCGTATGGCATCGCCGCTGCTCTGGGGCTTCTGCTGGACCGCCGAGAGGTGCTCCATTCGCGGGACGTAGACTATCGCATACACGACCTCTGCGCAGCGGCGGAGGCCAACAACGACGGCCCGGGGCTTCTTGACCCCGGCACCGATGCAGTCCCGGCCAGAGTGCACGGCGACTTCGTTGAACTGCTGGGGTTCATGGTGCAGAGTGGCATCGACTTCGGCCGTTTGTACAAGGAGCCGCGCTACCCTTGGCTGGCGATCTAG
- a CDS encoding GntR family transcriptional regulator: MTNAISRRSPIPLYYQVESVLRDEVAAGRYAAGVRLPTEGDLVRRFDVSRITVRRAMERLVQEGLIYRVSGRGTFVNSLRSHEFRIERDPVDLMGFEDDIRRSGFVPEVRVLRHDWLKPPADVAEALCLPAGSDVLWLHRRGTASGRPLWIENRYILRSWASRLRPRDYVVPGILVRLAREQQLEVDRARVRIGARAAGREEARLLDLRPGAPLLVAEFAVQAGGQPAQFVRAWFRPDRYSFAFVVEPETPLDRRTAAREASRGGK; this comes from the coding sequence ATGACGAATGCGATTTCTCGCCGATCGCCGATTCCTCTCTACTACCAGGTGGAGTCCGTACTCCGCGACGAGGTGGCTGCGGGCCGGTATGCTGCGGGGGTACGGCTGCCGACCGAGGGGGACCTCGTCCGCCGCTTTGATGTTAGTCGGATCACGGTCCGGCGGGCTATGGAACGCTTGGTGCAGGAGGGTCTAATATACCGCGTCTCCGGCCGCGGGACATTCGTGAACTCGTTGCGGTCGCACGAGTTCAGGATCGAGCGCGACCCGGTCGATCTGATGGGATTTGAGGATGACATCCGACGCAGTGGATTCGTGCCTGAGGTGCGGGTGCTGCGGCACGACTGGCTAAAGCCGCCAGCGGACGTCGCGGAAGCACTGTGTCTTCCCGCCGGTTCTGACGTGCTGTGGCTCCATCGGCGAGGGACCGCCAGTGGGCGGCCGCTGTGGATCGAGAACCGCTACATCCTTCGATCTTGGGCATCGCGGCTGCGACCCCGCGACTATGTGGTCCCAGGCATTCTCGTTAGACTCGCACGGGAACAGCAGCTTGAGGTAGATCGGGCGCGGGTGCGGATCGGCGCCCGCGCGGCAGGCCGCGAGGAGGCGCGACTACTTGATCTGCGGCCGGGCGCTCCCCTGCTAGTCGCCGAGTTCGCTGTCCAGGCAGGCGGGCAGCCTGCGCAGTTCGTGCGTGCCTGGTTTCGACCTGACCGGTATTCATTTGCCTTCGTGGTGGAACCTGAGACACCGCTGGATCGAAGGACGGCGGCAAGGGAGGCGAGCCGTGGCGGGAAGTGA
- a CDS encoding DUF4352 domain-containing protein, giving the protein MRRSILLAVKRIITGICLLAVLCLFAGFSLLAPAPARTAAAPSDAWLVVPGQSMGALRLGVPARTLYQTAGWGQPDRTHAAGSVSYLYYDRQRTAAGVRDDQVVLILTTSERYRTERGVGVGQPASAAATAYGAPSSGGGDERVLWYDALGLVLGTGSGTVIRIGVFDPKAFVRALLADERPARDIVLTARPPKYGAAPGAGASGNAGAGGSAGVQARSAMVTVTLKNFGRGAKVLNPNFFSLADRDGETYRYDPSSFRQADACRSTVSVRPGDTGTCSLVFVIPAGRSARTIVFNDGASTDEYYFN; this is encoded by the coding sequence ATGCGACGCTCGATTCTTCTTGCCGTGAAGCGAATCATCACCGGGATCTGCCTGCTCGCGGTGCTCTGCCTGTTCGCCGGGTTCTCCCTGCTTGCCCCTGCCCCGGCGCGCACGGCCGCCGCTCCTTCCGATGCGTGGCTGGTGGTCCCGGGACAGTCCATGGGCGCGCTGCGACTGGGCGTCCCGGCACGAACCCTCTATCAGACCGCAGGATGGGGACAGCCCGACCGCACGCACGCCGCAGGCTCCGTTTCGTACCTCTACTACGACCGCCAGCGCACCGCCGCCGGCGTGCGCGACGATCAGGTCGTGCTGATCCTCACCACGAGCGAGCGATACCGGACCGAGCGGGGAGTGGGCGTGGGCCAGCCCGCATCGGCCGCGGCGACGGCCTACGGCGCGCCATCGTCAGGAGGCGGCGACGAGCGGGTGCTCTGGTACGACGCCTTGGGGCTCGTGCTGGGAACGGGAAGCGGCACTGTCATCCGAATCGGGGTATTCGATCCAAAGGCCTTCGTGCGCGCGCTGCTGGCGGACGAGCGGCCTGCCCGAGACATCGTGCTCACCGCGCGGCCGCCCAAGTACGGCGCCGCGCCGGGTGCAGGTGCAAGTGGCAACGCCGGCGCGGGTGGCAGCGCCGGCGTGCAGGCGCGCTCGGCAATGGTGACCGTTACGCTCAAGAACTTCGGCCGGGGCGCGAAGGTCCTCAACCCCAACTTTTTCTCGCTCGCGGACCGCGATGGTGAAACCTATCGTTACGACCCGTCCTCGTTCCGGCAGGCAGATGCCTGCCGCTCAACGGTCTCGGTACGGCCCGGAGACACGGGGACTTGCTCGCTGGTCTTCGTGATTCCCGCAGGCCGCAGCGCCCGCACCATCGTCTTCAACGATGGCGCGAGCACCGACGAGTACTACTTCAACTAG
- a CDS encoding ABC transporter permease, translating to MRLVRVPSVAAGLVLVAGYALVGLFAPWLTPQDPNALDLLTALRPPSAAHWFGTDDLGRDLASRVIVAARADLSIVVLGMLLSLAIALPVGLLAGFAGGRTDRVLIGISDAVLTFPSLVLAVVLVSLLGVGLQSVIVAVGVTTAPALARLIRSLVLTTAGAEYVEAARALGATPLRLIGRHILPNIAGRVIVYATLMGSTAMLTVTALGFLGLGVQPPAPEWGNMLATTRTYLATAPWLLAAPGGAIILFILGLNLLGDGLRDLFDPKLLWRP from the coding sequence ATGCGGCTGGTGCGGGTGCCCAGCGTCGCTGCGGGTCTCGTGCTGGTGGCCGGGTATGCGCTGGTGGGGCTCTTCGCGCCCTGGCTCACGCCGCAGGATCCGAACGCGCTGGATCTGCTGACCGCGCTGCGGCCGCCGTCGGCGGCGCACTGGTTCGGGACCGACGACCTGGGAAGAGATTTGGCCAGCCGCGTGATCGTTGCGGCCCGCGCCGACCTGTCGATCGTGGTCTTGGGAATGCTGCTCTCGTTGGCGATTGCCCTGCCGGTCGGGCTGCTGGCAGGATTTGCCGGCGGCAGGACCGATCGGGTGCTGATAGGCATCTCGGATGCTGTGCTGACCTTTCCCTCGCTGGTGCTGGCGGTAGTGCTGGTCAGTTTGCTCGGCGTCGGCCTGCAGAGCGTCATCGTTGCGGTCGGCGTGACCACCGCGCCGGCCCTGGCCCGGTTGATCCGCAGCTTAGTGCTGACGACCGCGGGTGCGGAGTACGTGGAGGCGGCCCGCGCACTGGGCGCCACACCCTTGCGCCTGATCGGCCGGCACATCCTGCCGAACATCGCCGGCCGCGTGATCGTCTACGCGACACTGATGGGCAGCACCGCCATGCTGACTGTGACCGCGCTGGGTTTCCTGGGGCTGGGGGTGCAACCTCCGGCCCCCGAATGGGGGAACATGCTGGCGACGACGCGCACCTACCTAGCGACAGCCCCGTGGCTGCTGGCTGCGCCGGGCGGCGCGATCATCCTGTTCATCCTCGGGCTGAACCTGCTTGGCGACGGACTCCGCGACCTGTTCGATCCCAAGCTGCTCTGGCGGCCCTAG
- a CDS encoding site-specific integrase, producing MRPQEIDRLLRTPEEPWRNLYLVAIHTGLRRGELLASRWSNLDLEQRRLYVRRSLGRIRYGKNTVVREAALKTRSSRRTVDVSPTVGEALLALPAGDDPERDFVFRSQTGGPVDPDNVDRALKRHLTLAGLPPIRFHDLRHTHASLLIAAGVHPKAIQARLGHSSITVTMDRYGHLMPSAFEGVGERLDALLQGTGKAPTAAGSTNAGPARRLEPASLLLP from the coding sequence ATCCGGCCGCAGGAGATCGACCGACTGTTGCGGACCCCGGAGGAACCCTGGCGCAACCTCTACCTCGTCGCCATTCACACCGGCCTCCGGCGGGGCGAGCTGTTGGCGTCGCGCTGGAGTAACCTCGACCTGGAACAGCGTCGCCTGTACGTGCGGCGCAGCCTCGGGCGCATCCGCTATGGGAAGAACACCGTGGTGCGAGAGGCGGCGCTGAAAACCCGTTCCTCCCGTCGGACGGTGGACGTCTCTCCTACCGTGGGAGAAGCCCTGCTGGCGCTACCGGCCGGGGATGACCCCGAGCGGGACTTCGTGTTCAGGTCCCAGACCGGCGGCCCGGTTGACCCCGACAACGTGGACCGGGCGCTCAAACGCCACCTGACCCTGGCCGGGCTGCCGCCGATTCGGTTTCATGACCTGCGGCACACCCACGCCAGCCTGCTGATCGCCGCCGGTGTTCACCCGAAGGCGATTCAGGCCCGGCTGGGGCACTCGTCCATCACGGTCACCATGGACCGCTACGGGCACCTGATGCCGTCGGCCTTCGAGGGGGTCGGGGAGCGGCTAGACGCCCTGCTTCAAGGCACCGGCAAGGCACCAACCGCTGCAGGAAGCACGAACGCAGGTCCGGCCCGAAGGCTGGAACCCGCGTCCCTCTTGCTTCCTTGA
- a CDS encoding AAA family ATPase, whose amino-acid sequence MRKVLYEVKRVIVGQDLMLERLLVALLARGHVLLEGVPGLAKTLAIKSAARAIDCEFKRIQFTPDLVPADLVGTRIYNRQTSAFDVELGPVFANFVLADEINRAPAKVQSALLEAMQEGQVTIGKQTFPLPHPFLVMATQNPIESEGTYPLPEAQVDRFMFKVVITYPSRHEEITIVERMSGAPPEVSPAISAAELLQLQAVADAVYVDARIREYSVALATATRRPDEVGLDQLRRYVAYGASPRASLNMVLGARALALLRGREYVMPEDIRDIAPEVLRHRLVLSYEALADGVGPDSLVEQVIAAVPAPRLALGDPYEAQSTAAAGGGLSRGE is encoded by the coding sequence ATGCGGAAGGTGCTCTACGAGGTCAAGCGCGTGATCGTCGGTCAGGACCTGATGCTGGAGCGGCTGCTGGTGGCGCTGCTCGCACGGGGACACGTCCTGCTCGAAGGCGTTCCTGGTCTGGCCAAGACCCTGGCCATCAAGAGCGCCGCCCGGGCGATTGACTGCGAGTTCAAGCGGATCCAGTTCACGCCGGACCTGGTGCCGGCCGATCTGGTGGGGACCCGGATCTACAACCGGCAGACCAGCGCCTTCGACGTGGAACTGGGTCCGGTCTTCGCCAACTTCGTCCTGGCCGACGAGATCAACCGCGCCCCGGCTAAGGTGCAGTCAGCACTGCTCGAGGCGATGCAGGAGGGGCAGGTGACGATCGGCAAGCAGACCTTCCCCCTTCCGCACCCGTTTCTCGTGATGGCCACCCAGAACCCGATCGAGAGCGAGGGAACCTACCCTCTGCCTGAGGCGCAGGTAGACCGGTTCATGTTCAAGGTGGTCATCACCTACCCCAGCCGACACGAGGAGATCACGATCGTCGAACGGATGAGCGGCGCTCCCCCGGAAGTGAGTCCGGCAATCAGCGCCGCCGAACTGCTCCAACTGCAGGCGGTCGCCGACGCGGTTTACGTCGACGCGAGAATCCGCGAGTACTCCGTGGCGCTCGCGACCGCGACCCGCCGCCCGGACGAGGTGGGGCTGGATCAACTGCGCCGCTACGTCGCCTACGGAGCCAGCCCGCGAGCCTCCCTCAACATGGTATTGGGCGCGCGCGCGCTGGCGCTGCTGCGGGGGCGGGAGTACGTGATGCCGGAGGACATACGGGACATAGCGCCTGAGGTGCTGCGCCACCGCCTGGTCCTTTCCTACGAGGCCCTGGCCGACGGGGTGGGACCCGACTCCCTGGTGGAGCAGGTGATCGCGGCCGTACCTGCACCGCGCCTGGCACTGGGGGATCCATACGAGGCCCAGAGCACCGCGGCAGCCGGGGGCGGGCTTTCCAGGGGGGAATAG
- a CDS encoding pyridoxal-phosphate dependent enzyme — translation MVQEMADLRRRIAAVPRVRLALLPTPIQHCPNLSRDLGVDLWVKRDDLTGPAFGGNKMRNLEWRMAEAIASGADILVFGVEATSNSARQTTAAANMLGLPMVLVLRGRADVDVQGNLLCDLVLGAEVRILDLPTYHDLDRAVQDLVDELRARGRRPFSLNHGKMFARAAALATVENFLEIQELLEPHGRRPEHIYVSSGGKGLAGLMLAKKALGLPVRVVGIASTSNEDPWESTARIATDAAALLGLPIAVSPGEVEASRDYIGPRYGVPTPEGLDAILAFARREGLVLDPVYTGKAAAGMIDHIHRGLVPQGATVVFIHTGGQPALFAQSQALVEHIRERASRREESEVKGGLV, via the coding sequence ATGGTGCAGGAGATGGCCGATCTCAGACGCCGCATCGCAGCGGTCCCGCGCGTGCGCCTGGCTTTACTCCCCACGCCAATTCAGCACTGTCCCAACCTCTCGCGTGACCTCGGTGTCGACCTGTGGGTCAAGCGGGACGACCTGACCGGCCCTGCGTTCGGCGGGAACAAGATGCGCAATCTCGAGTGGCGCATGGCCGAGGCGATCGCGTCAGGCGCCGACATCCTCGTCTTCGGGGTTGAGGCCACCTCAAACTCGGCGCGGCAGACGACCGCAGCGGCCAACATGCTCGGGCTGCCCATGGTGCTAGTGCTGCGGGGCAGGGCCGACGTCGATGTCCAGGGCAACCTGCTGTGCGACCTTGTTCTCGGAGCCGAGGTGCGGATCCTCGACCTTCCCACCTATCACGACTTGGATCGCGCGGTTCAGGACCTGGTGGATGAACTGCGCGCCAGGGGCCGCCGCCCGTTCAGCCTCAACCACGGGAAGATGTTTGCCCGGGCAGCCGCGCTGGCGACAGTCGAGAACTTCCTGGAGATCCAGGAGCTCCTCGAACCGCATGGCCGCCGCCCCGAGCACATCTATGTCTCTTCGGGGGGGAAGGGACTCGCCGGGCTGATGCTGGCGAAGAAGGCACTGGGCCTCCCGGTTCGGGTTGTCGGTATCGCATCCACCAGCAATGAAGATCCCTGGGAGAGCACGGCCCGAATCGCGACGGACGCCGCGGCTCTCCTCGGGCTGCCGATTGCCGTCTCACCAGGTGAGGTCGAAGCCTCGCGGGACTACATCGGCCCGCGGTACGGCGTTCCTACGCCCGAAGGCCTGGACGCCATCCTAGCCTTCGCAAGGCGGGAAGGCCTCGTGCTCGATCCGGTCTACACGGGCAAGGCCGCTGCAGGCATGATCGACCACATCCACCGCGGCTTGGTCCCTCAGGGCGCCACGGTCGTCTTCATCCACACGGGCGGCCAGCCCGCACTGTTCGCGCAGAGCCAGGCACTTGTGGAGCACATCAGGGAGAGAGCGTCGCGTAGGGAAGAATCGGAGGTCAAGGGGGGATTGGTATGA
- a CDS encoding ABC transporter substrate-binding protein has protein sequence MKLRAAFRFAIAAVLLGSVSAGAQVDRPLVYAQNVPVTSMDTASAAVGTVYPAGYEPMFLVYDNLAGFNNKMQIVPQLATEWSVSRDDLTWTFRLRRGVTFHDGTPFNADAVVFHIQRQIDPGTNRSNRVLWDPISSVRKVDDFTVEISTRKPYGALLNTLAHGSGGIVSPTAVRRLGDGFGRAPVGTGPYAFERLDVGTELVLRRNDHYWGGRPGFSQIIMRHIPDPTTRIALLVGGRADIINAVPPENVAELQRNPNVEVIAQPALRTFGFAFNLNRPFFQDVRVRHAFNYSVNRGPVIKAIFKDYATPIDSPLSPFTFGYAPISAWPYDVDRAKALLAEAGWRPGPDGVVRKDGKAFEISVLTPIGMLPKDIEVTQAFQHFLRVIGVRATINRVEPAAFWDFLRVPPDRIAWDMVLFGFNPSNADGWYQLSALYESNPTRDALPRQWNFTWYSNPGVDKLLNQAEQTVDLAKRGQFLASAARTIWNDAPWVWLYAENVIVAKRKEIKNVEVWPVIFTVLRNAQP, from the coding sequence ATGAAGCTTCGTGCGGCATTCAGGTTCGCCATCGCGGCGGTGTTGCTGGGATCGGTCTCGGCCGGCGCCCAGGTTGACCGTCCGCTGGTCTACGCGCAGAACGTTCCGGTGACCTCCATGGACACGGCGAGCGCGGCCGTCGGTACCGTCTATCCCGCCGGGTACGAACCGATGTTCCTCGTCTACGACAACCTAGCGGGCTTCAACAACAAGATGCAAATCGTCCCTCAGCTGGCCACCGAGTGGTCGGTATCGCGCGACGATCTGACTTGGACCTTCCGCCTGCGTCGAGGGGTCACCTTCCACGACGGCACACCGTTCAACGCCGACGCGGTGGTCTTCCACATCCAACGGCAGATCGATCCCGGGACCAACCGGTCGAACCGAGTCCTGTGGGATCCGATCTCCAGTGTCCGCAAGGTGGACGACTTCACCGTTGAGATTTCAACCCGGAAGCCATATGGCGCGCTGCTAAATACGTTGGCGCACGGTTCCGGCGGGATTGTGAGCCCGACAGCTGTTCGCCGGCTCGGTGATGGCTTCGGACGGGCGCCGGTGGGGACCGGCCCCTACGCGTTCGAGCGGCTGGATGTGGGTACGGAGCTGGTGCTCCGGCGCAACGACCACTACTGGGGCGGCCGACCCGGTTTCAGCCAAATCATCATGCGGCACATACCCGATCCCACCACTCGCATTGCGCTGCTGGTGGGCGGGAGGGCCGATATCATCAACGCTGTGCCACCGGAGAACGTGGCGGAGCTGCAGAGGAATCCCAACGTCGAGGTGATTGCGCAGCCGGCCCTGCGGACGTTCGGCTTCGCCTTCAATTTGAACCGGCCGTTCTTCCAGGATGTTCGCGTGCGGCACGCCTTCAACTATTCCGTCAACCGCGGCCCGGTCATCAAAGCCATCTTCAAGGACTACGCCACACCCATCGACTCGCCGCTGTCTCCGTTTACCTTCGGCTACGCGCCGATCAGCGCATGGCCGTACGACGTGGACCGAGCCAAGGCCTTGCTGGCTGAGGCCGGGTGGCGCCCGGGACCTGACGGCGTGGTACGCAAGGATGGGAAGGCGTTTGAGATTTCGGTCCTGACGCCGATCGGTATGCTACCCAAAGACATCGAGGTGACGCAGGCGTTCCAGCACTTCCTGCGCGTGATCGGTGTGCGGGCGACGATCAACCGGGTGGAGCCGGCTGCCTTCTGGGACTTCCTTCGGGTCCCACCTGATCGGATCGCGTGGGACATGGTGCTGTTTGGGTTTAACCCTTCGAACGCCGACGGGTGGTATCAGCTTAGCGCGCTGTACGAGAGTAATCCGACCCGCGACGCCCTCCCCAGACAGTGGAACTTTACTTGGTACAGCAACCCCGGAGTGGATAAGTTGCTCAACCAGGCGGAGCAGACGGTCGATCTGGCGAAGCGTGGCCAATTCCTGGCGTCGGCGGCCCGCACCATCTGGAACGACGCGCCCTGGGTGTGGCTCTACGCCGAGAACGTGATTGTCGCCAAGCGGAAGGAGATCAAGAACGTTGAGGTCTGGCCGGTGATCTTCACCGTCCTGCGCAATGCCCAGCCGTAG
- a CDS encoding DUF58 domain-containing protein, which translates to MPAVELLETPEQLLRRLEFTVVRRLDGFLFGDYRGIFYGPSLDLAEVREYQPGDEVRRIDWNVTARMHRIFVRQYHEERELTAWLLVDLSPSMMFGTRRRLKRDLAIEFAGTAAYIVARHGDKVGAVAFPGRGQPLVPPRAGRRHALRILHSLQQAGPSVSGMADPPGMTDLAGALHAAAGMLRRRHLVFVISDFIAPDGWERPLCELGRRHDVVAAWIRDPAEEVLPDVGLIPVRDPETGRHCWIDTSDARVRSAHEELVSARRASVTAAFRRARVDHLVLSTAATLGDPLVDFVLRRRRRLWSSSGR; encoded by the coding sequence GTGCCGGCGGTCGAGTTGCTGGAGACCCCTGAGCAGTTGCTGCGGCGGCTGGAGTTCACCGTCGTGCGTCGCCTGGACGGTTTCCTGTTCGGCGACTACCGGGGTATCTTCTACGGGCCCAGTCTGGATCTGGCCGAAGTCAGGGAGTACCAGCCGGGCGACGAGGTCCGGCGCATAGACTGGAACGTCACCGCGCGGATGCATCGCATCTTCGTCCGGCAGTATCACGAAGAGCGCGAACTGACCGCCTGGCTGCTCGTGGATCTCTCTCCCTCGATGATGTTCGGCACCCGACGCCGCCTCAAGCGCGATCTGGCGATCGAGTTTGCCGGGACCGCCGCCTACATCGTGGCGCGACACGGCGATAAGGTCGGTGCGGTGGCCTTTCCGGGCCGCGGCCAGCCGCTGGTCCCACCCCGTGCAGGCCGGCGCCATGCCCTGCGCATTCTGCACTCCCTGCAGCAGGCCGGGCCCTCCGTGTCGGGGATGGCCGATCCACCTGGGATGACCGATCTTGCCGGCGCGCTCCATGCCGCGGCCGGAATGCTGCGCCGCCGGCACCTTGTCTTCGTGATCTCGGACTTCATCGCGCCTGATGGCTGGGAGAGGCCGCTTTGCGAGCTGGGACGCCGGCACGACGTGGTCGCTGCCTGGATCCGCGATCCGGCGGAAGAGGTCCTGCCCGACGTGGGCTTGATCCCGGTGCGGGATCCCGAGACCGGCCGGCATTGCTGGATTGACACGTCCGACGCGCGGGTGCGTTCTGCGCACGAGGAGCTGGTAAGCGCGCGCCGGGCAAGCGTAACCGCGGCGTTTCGGCGTGCCCGCGTTGACCACCTCGTGTTGTCCACGGCCGCGACGCTGGGGGATCCCCTTGTGGATTTCGTGCTGCGGCGGCGGAGGCGCCTGTGGAGTTCATCTGGCCGCTGA